The stretch of DNA AGGGGCTGCTGGATGCCTACCACGATGGGGCCTGCTGTTCCCTCAGCATCCCTTTCCTTTCCCAGAACCCCTCCAGGTACGTCCACCAGGGGTTAGTCACTGCCCTCCCAAGGGACCGTAGGGCTGAGAACTCGAACGCCTGAGTTCTATCCCTGGCACAGGAGGGCTGTGAGGtctatggggtggggggctgggagtcaggattcttgGGAACTATCACCAGCTCTTGGAGGTGAGTGGTGTCTtctggctagagcaggggggctgggttctatttctggctcgaCCTCAACTCAGTGCCCCCTCAGGCAACTCCCTTCCCCTCTGTGTTAAATGGGGctcacctctcccctgcccagtAGGGGGAGGCTGTCTCTGTTCCCATTTGCGAAGATCAGGGAGAATCGAAGAGCCAGGTAAGGGAGGAAGGTTTCCATTGCATTTTCCTGTGGGGCTGATGGGGCAGAAGCTCCAGGTTACTGTCCCCCAGCTACTCACCGGGCATCTCTTCTCAACAGGAGCATCCTGAGTGAATACTTCAAGGGCAGCAGGAATGTGAAGAAACTCAAGGACCCTAGTAAGTGCCACGGGGCTGCATCGATCACACTCAAAACAGCACTCCCCCCTTGGAGTGATccagctcaggctctctgcagactcaggcagcatcACTGTGTCAGTTACACTCGAGGCAGCTCTTGCCCCTGTTGGAAGGATCAGCTCCGGCTGTTCAGGCTCAGGCAGTGTTTTTGCATTGGTTACAGTCAGGGTagttttctccttctctctttcccccccccccaagtgaccAGCTCagactctctgcagactcaggtctGGGTTTCTGTGCAGGGCAGACTTGAGATTGTGATGCTGTGACTGGGTTGTCAGGCTGGGTGGGGTCTCACCTCCCgctcctccctccagccctgcGCTTCAAATTGCTCAAGCATACGAGGCTGAACGTGGTGGCCTTCCTCAACGAGCTGCCCAAGACTCAGCATGACGTTAACTCCTTTGTGGTGGATGTTTGTGCGCAGACGGTGAGTTGCCCCCATCCCAGGGGCCGGGTGGGCTGTGCTGTGACGGGggttgaggggtgggggaaaatacCCTCACCTTGGGGGCATGGCAGGCTGTACTGTGAGGTGGGGAAAAATGCCCCCACCTCGGGGGCAGGGTGGGCTGTGctgtgaggtgaggggagagagtgctcctgggggcagtgtgggggacaGAGGGGGAGTGGTCGGGCAATGGGAGGCAGAAGCCGTTGGGCCATGGGCATGGTGAGGGGGTGGCAGttcagtgacaccccccccccctcatattGCAGAACACCCTGCTGTGCTTTGCTGTCCATGGGGTCTTCAAGGAAGGTGAGTGTCCAGAAGCCCCCTACCCTCCATTTCCAAGCGCCTCCCTGCTAAGACCCCTCACCCTCTGGCGGACCCCTttccccatacccccctcactgggctctgttctctgtgtgtgcGCAGTGGATGGCAAGTCCCGGGATATGGTGAGAGGCTTCACCCGCATGTTCATTGCTGTGCCAGCTGGCATCACAGGgtaagtgggggaaggggagactgcggggggggggagcggggggagggcaaTGGTATCTCcttggctctgggggagggaatggatgagcatctcccccccccccccccccgtgccttactctccacacacacccaggctGTGCATCGTGAACGACCAGCTGTTTGTGCGCAAAGCGAACACAGAGGAGATCCGCAAGGCCTTCGTGATGCCAGCACCCACGCCCTCATCCAGCCCTGTGCCCACGCTGTCAGCCGAGCAGCAGGAAATGCTACAGGCCTTCGCCATGCAGTCTGGCATGAACGTCGAGTGGTCCCAAAAGTAAGTAGGCCCTGGGGAAGGTTGTGGGGAGGGTTGGTGCTGCCCCATGGCCTATCACTTGCTCACTGACAGTGTCCCTCTGCCCTAGGTGCCTCCAGGACAACGACTGGGACTACAGCCAGGCAGCCCAGGTTTTCACCCAGCTCAAGGTGAGCCAGTGCCTGGGCCTGACTCTATCCCAGGGGCCTGGGGTCTCTCACAATCCTGCACCAGATaggtggaggggaggagccaggggcaTGTTCATACCCCACCAGCGGCCTCAGTGCCCAGAGATTGAGGGTGGGATGGGGCCAGGAGCCACCTTGGATGCCTTGACCCCTCTCTATCCCCACAAGGATCTTCTTCTTTCCTGGGGCTGCCTTCCTCAGGGGGCCTGGTTCCACCATTCTCTGCTTCAAGGCACCTCATAGGCACAGGAAAGGATAGTCTTGTGGAGAAGGCACTGcgctaggagtcaggactcctatgTCGACActatccctgcctctgggaggggagtggtgtctagtagattggtggggggcttggagccaggatGCAGGGGTTCTATGCAGCCTTTCCCTGGGCGATGGGGGCGTTGCAATGCCCAGAGTCCCTGTGACTGGTTCCTGGTCTCTTTCAGACGGAGGGGAAGATCCCAGACGTGGCATTTCTCAAGTGAGCAGTTACCCTGCAGTTCCCCCACCACTGATGTTTTATTTTCCATGACCGTTTTTGTAAATAAATGAAAGTTTAAAATAACAAAGGTGGGGGCTTGTCGCTGGGAGCAACGAGGGGGCCTAAACTCTGAAGGGGGAGCCCCTGCAGCAGGCCAATGGAGCTGGGGGTGATACAGACGGTcctggccatgctgccctgcctccagccccagccatttCTAGCAGCAGCGGAAGCAAGACTGAGAAGCAGTTGTTGCTGGGGCACCCAGAAGCTTTGAGGACAGAGCCAGAATCCTTCCCCTCAGGCTTTTAGCCTGGAGGGGGGAAATGACTTTTTTTGGTATGTTTTAAAACAAGCAGTCCTGAGTGGCTTCAGTGAGCTGGGCTAGGTGTACCGCTCACAGCCCCTGCCCTTTCCTAGCAGATGAGCTAAGTTGCCCTCAGACTTCAACCCTGTGGTGTTCATATCCCCCAGCGTGTACCCTCCCCCCCAATAGACTTGCATTCCTCTCTGGGGAAAGGCAGCCCTAAAGGCCCTGGAGCTGTCTCCCTGAGAACATGCCTCAGCCATGCTGAGATTGAGATGGGCAGAGCACCTGCCAGGTTTTGGCAGGCCTTTGCCACCTGCCTGATCTCTATTGCAGCAGCTGCTGTGTGGGTAGATAGAGCGCAGCTCCAGGAAGATGACAAGCTTCCCTTAGGGTGCTTATGGGATTGTGGGGTTGTGTGGGATCTGGAACGGTTAGTGTTCTCAGCTAAGGAGCAATGGGGCTGTCATTGGCTACACTCTCCCTTATTCCCCACCCTAGAGctaggggcagagggtggggctgCAAGATTCCTATATGCCTAGGCAGCATTGGAGTAGCAGGCACCAGGGGTTTCCCTGCACCCATGGGGGGAAGACCCTAGCTTCACCCTTCCTGCTTGTACATCTGTGATGTGgaatcacaccccccccccagtcttcggGCTGAAGCAGAATGTTGCAGGCCAGAGCTGGGCACTATTGCCCTGTTTCTCTATGGCTGTATGTGCTGGGACCTGCGTGTTCAATAAAGTGGTGTTTGTTTAGAATCTCGGCTGAAGGCTCTGTTGGATGCATCCCCTCACgttccccagtcccacctccagGGCCTCTCCATGTTGCTCCCCAttttctctcaccccccccccttctaagCCCTTTCCACATTCCATTGTGGCGGatggctttcccccagcacaGCAATCCCCCAATGTCAGGAGGTGCTGTGGGTAAGGGGGAGGGGCCCCTCACATTCCCCAGTCCCCCCTCCAGGGCCTCTCCATGTTGCTCCCCAATCCAAGTACCATCCCTTCCAGGTCTTCTCCCCAGCCCagtcccctctctccccaccctcaacATTCCACTCCAATCCCTGTCCTCCCCTCTCCACTGCCCTCCCCCTTTTCCAGGCCTGCTCCACAttcctcctgaatcccagtcccccTTCTCCATATTGCCCCCAATCCCCGTACCGTCCCTTCCAGAtcatctccccagccccccttcccagtTGCTTCCCTAGGCCCTCTCAACATTCctcccagtctctctcccccctctcccttctaAGCCCTCTCCACATTCCATCGTGGCGGGGTGGCTTTCCCCCAGCACAGCGATCCCCCAGTGTCAGGAGGCGCTGTGGGTAAGGGGGAGGGACCATGGCTCAGAGGAAGGAGCCTCCTGCCCCAATACAGAGGCACTGGGTTCCTACGTGGGAGAAGCCGTGATCACTACAAGTCCCAGACGCCCCCGCGCTCCAGCGGAGAGATGGCGGGGGCCGGgcagctggggctgtggggactgCGCTGTTGCACGTGGAGGGTGTGGGGCCCCTGGGCCCGGCTCAGCGGTGCGCGGGGTTTGGCGGGCCCGGCGCGCGGGGCGTTCCCCCTGGACACGCACGTGCCCCGGGACCTGCTGCTGTTCCGGCACGAGCGGGCCCGCTTCTTCCGCCTGCTCGGGTTGTTCTGCACAGGGCAGTTCGCGTTCTGGGCGTACTTGGCGCACTTCGCCTTCAGCGAGCTGCGGCCCGCAGGGCGGCCCGCGGCCAGCGCCCGGCCCGCGCCCACCCTGCCCGGCGGGGCCTCGGTCAACCCGACCTCCAACAAGTGGCGCTACGGATTCACCGTGTCCTGTCTGACCGTAGGTGAGAGCCGGGAGCGGGCCCCGGGGATACCCGAGCCAGGGCGGGCCCCGGGGAGAGAGGGACCCACCCCCCGGAGCGGGGTCCCGGGGAGagagggacacccccccccccgagctggagCAGGCCcctgggagagaggggtgtgGGGGCCAGGGGAGTCCCTCCCTTTATGGCAGCACTCAGGCAGGGGGAACTGGTGATTCCAGTCCTTGCAtcctggggaagtgggggagggataaGCCTTGGAGAAGCATGAACCGAAGACACTGGTAAtgggattcccccctcccccggaaccCTCTCTCCACAGAGGAGAGAGCCCACCCTAGGGAGGGTGGCGGGTGACAGGGAACTGTGTCTGGGAGCTGCCTGGATCTGAGTCCAGTTCATTGCCCTGGGGAAGAGGGATCTGGGACCAGAGCCTGGTTCTGCCCCACAGCTGGGCCTGGGCCACCACCACCTGGAGCAACTGAGCGGAATCAGGCTTCTGAAACTCAGAACCAAATCCTGCTGCTGGGAGATGGGGAGGTTGCGCCCCCAGCCTTGCTGATGTCCCTCAGTTCTAATCTGCAGCCCCGCGGGtatcccagccttgggctccttccccccccccccccccccccgttttgccAGTgcctcccaacccacagccccctgctagcccagtctgGGTATGGTGGATGGCATCTGGGgatttcattttctctctttctccccaccccaggttcACTGATCGTGGCTGCCGGCTTCGTGTATTCATGCCGCTCAGTGTGGCAGGTCGTGCTGCGCCAGGGGGGACGGGATGTGACCCTCAGCACCTACTATCCCTTCGGGCTGAGCTCGTCTTTCACTGTGCCCCTGCGCCAGGTCTCCTGCATGGCTCATCGTTCTGAGGTGCCTGCCATGATTCCCCTCAAGGTTAAGGGTCGGCCCTTTTACTTCCTTCTGGACAAGCAGGGCCAGGTTTACAACCCACAGCTTTTTGACCTCACCGTGGGGGCTTACAGGAAgctgtgatgggggggggaatgagggtgCTTCCCACTGCTCAAGGATCCTAGAGGGTGGTCGCTGGACAGTTAGAGAAGAGTCCCCAGATTGGGGGCAATGGACAGATTCACACCACACCAACCTCCTGACTTTCCCCGAGGacagcagggcccagccccatTGAAGGGGGCACTACGTCCTGGGGGGATGGGGCTCCAATTGTGTGCTTTTGAAATAAATATGAAACTGTGGAGCAGCTGCTGTGAACTCTCTGCCAGCCATGTGTATCTGGGGCTGGCAGGGTTGGGAGGTGTTGTTCATATGCAGGGCAGTTGATCAAGGAGCAATGGACTAGGGATACTAAGGTGGATGGGATcaatggggaaggggaggcacgCACCATGGTGGGCCTGGGGCTCAGAGTGGGGGATTTCATGTTGGAGGGGTCTGAGCTAGGGCAGCATTTGTGCAGGGGAATCTGAGCCTGTGACGCCCCCCACATGTGAATGGGCTCCAGCAAGACGGGCACGCACCCTGCACAGACCACATGGCACCAAGTTTGGAGAAATCAGTTTATGGGGGCAATGTGGTGCTGAGGGGTCCCCACACCCCCTCTTTCCCATGAGTAGTGAGTCCTGGGCTGGAGGGCTCAGCTCCCCTCGCCTGCATTGTCGctgtccccttcctcctccaggctgGGCTGAACGGTGAGCCCTGATGGCCAGGCCAGCCCCTGCTCACGGGCGAGACGCTGCCAGCGGGCGTCGTCACTTGGATGGGTGAGGTAGCGCTGCCCCACACGGGTCTCCAGCTCCCGCAGGGCCAGCCAGGTCTGGAaatcctggggggggtggagacagCTCATCAAcaggtgctggggggagtccAGGCTCCTCCTATCAGGGATGCACCGTGTGCTGAGGAAGGGATCtacaggggatggggagagctaGGGAGGGGGTTGAGTTAACCATTTACTGTTGGGAGCGGGGACTGGAGACTGGGGTGAAGCTGGGCAGGGGAGAACAGGGTGTTGAGTTCTGGGGTAGAGGGAGGTTACGTGGAGCTAGACAGTGCAAGGGGATGGAAGAGGTGTGTTATGGGGTGTGGATTGTGGGACAGAAGGTATCTGCAGGCagggatgtgggtggggtggaTAGGGAttgaggggtggagggaaggtaCCTGCAGCCAGGGGTGGTTCAGCGCCTTGTTCACACTCAGTCGCTTCCTCAGcttcacctgcagcagctggtggaTGAGGCTgacagctgggagggaaggagggggttaCATAGGCCAAGACCtctccccaactcctcccccccccccccccccgggagcacaGCCATTGGCTGCCAGGGCCTGCAACACCCAAATTTCCTGGAGGTGCCCTAGGGCTGCCACAGGTACATACAGGCCATGTTCTGGAGgtgcaggggcagtgtgctgcGAGTGGCATGCCGCAAGGGAATGGGGGGTCTCGCCCTCGAGGGAGATGCTGGCCCAGGTCTGCCGGGGGTACAAGAAGGCCAGTCTGGAGGTAGGGGGCAGTGTGATTGGGTGCAGGGTGGTGTGGGGGGTCTCACACTCGAGGAAGATGTTGGCCCAGATCTGCCGGGAGTACATGATGGCTGCagtgtggaggtggggggtagGGGTGTCTCACCCTCAAGGGAGATGCTGGCCCAGGTCTGCCGGGGATACATGAAGGCCGCGTTCTGGATCTGATCGTTGACGTCCTCCTCCTCGTTGAAGGGGAAGGTCCCGCTCAGGCTGACATAGATGATGACGCCCACAGCCCACATGTCCAGGGCGCGGTTGTAGCCATGTTGCCGCAGCACTTCGGGGGCCAGGTACGCCGGGGTCCCCACCACTGAGCGCCGGAACGATGACTCCTCAATGATGCGGGCGAAGCCAAAGTCACAGAGCTTCACCTGAGAGGTGAGGGGTTAGCATGAGGGTGGGGAATATGGGGCATTTCCCTGCTGGGAGGGCCTGACTCTGGGGAGACCGGCTGGCTCGGGgtaggggcctgtcccctctaggcgACGCCAGCTCTGGTCTGGCCCCAGGTTGGTAATACAGTCTTGGCTGAAAGGGGAAGGGAGAGTGGGTGGGATGGGGCAAGAGCTAGGATGGGTGTTCAGGGATGAAGGGTGGAACAGGGCTTCAGGGAGGTGGGCTGGGAGGCGGTGCAGGGATTGTCCCACCTGGGGGTAAGGCTCATCCGAGGCCAGCAGCACGTTCTCTGGCTTGAGGTCACAGTGCACGATGTTCCGGGTGTGCAGGTGGCGCAGGGCAGACAGGATCTGCAAGCACAGCGGAGCATTACTGGAGGGGGTGGTTACCTgccgtgtgtgggggggagtacCTGATGGGTTCACGCACAGACTGGATGTGGCATGGGGGCTGTGGCACGCTCACATGCGCTGGTGAGTGCTGTGTGAACCGTGACCCAGGCATTGGGGAGCAGTGATgggattgtgtgtgtatgtgcacagtGATGGTGAGGAGTGTGCAATGATGTGCAGTGCTGATGTGCACAAGTATCCCACCATGCTGAGTGGTGAGTCTGGGTGCGGTATGCAATGGTGACAGGACCACAGCGGTGGGCACGATGGGGATGAGCAGCGATGGGGAGCAGTGCATGAGAGCGACTGGCGTGCCACGGGAAGCAGCATGTGGGGGGACGGGAGTGGCGTGCTGTGGGGGAGCAGTGTATGTGGGTGTGTATATTTTCACAAGGACTCTGAGTAGTATGCAAGCTGTGATCATGGATGGTGCAGCATCATTAACATGCCCGCGGGGGACACCTggggggagccccaggctggagggtTTGCTTGGTCCTCCTCGCTCTGCTGTGAGGCCACTccggggggttggggcagggagagcaagcTGGGGCACCCACCTGGGCAGTGAGGAACTTGGCAAGGGGTTCGGGCAGCCGCCCAGTCTCGCTGGACAGGATCATTTCCAGCATGTCGCCACGCAGCCGCTCCATCACCACGAAGAGCCGGGCGGGGCCTTCGAACATGCACTCCAGGTGCACCACGCagggggagtgcaggctctggcagggagaagATGGAACTGCCTGAACCGGGATCCTCCCTAGCCTTGGAGCCCTCCCCTGTCGCcaggacacacacacaacccaagaACCCTCCCCACCACTCAGACCTGCCCCTAACCCCGCAGGCCTTCTCTGGTAGCTGGTGCTGGACTGCCTTGGAGCTCCCTCCAGGGGACAGGGCCCCAACAAAGCccccagtgcattgggggagggagtgCTGCCTGTCCAGCTATTGTCCCCTTTCCCCCACTGGGGCTGATGGGCAGAGGCAGCCAAACATGTCCATGGAGGAGATCTCTGGGCCCATCAGTGGTGGCCCCTCCCAGAGGGGCGTCCCCATGTTCTGTACATCCAAGGGTCCCCTTTTCCACAcatcccctcccttcccaccaggGTCTTTGTGTTTCTCACCCCCAGTGGCTCACCTGCAGGATGGAGACCTCATTGCGGAACTGATTTTCCTGCCGGGGAGGGAAGCGCAGCTTGTCGATGACTTTCACGGCCACGTCCCGGCCAGATTTCCTGTGCtttcctggggggcagggcaggggtatcagggctggggggcagagggggaggcagagctggggcaggaggggtgtggggcagggctggggggagatgtgCACTAGCACACCATGGGTGAGCAGTGGGCAAACCATGCTCCTGGAAGCATGGCAGTGATGGGATGGGCATGGCTATGGCACTTGGGGAGCTGTAGTGAACATGTTTGCCCCTGAGGGGCGCACATGCAAGCTGAGATCCCAGACTGTGCCCGAGGAGGAGGTAGGGGGATCAGCACCGAGGGAGGGGAATTATTGGGGAGGTAGGGGGATCAGCACAGAGGGAGGGGAATTAttgggggacacaggaggggGGAGCCAggatgggagctggggtgggggagggcacctACCGCCGTACACCACCCCGAACTGCCCAGCGCCCAGCACCTCGTCAGGGAAGATCTGATAGGAACGGCTGATGTCCTGGGGTGAGGGACAAGGACAGGGTTGGGGGGATTGAAGCATGGTACCCTGACAAGCCAGGCCTAATGCTCCTGCTACTGCCACCCCTGCCACCATCCCCTATGCCTGGCTTCCTCACCCCAACACCAACCCCCATGTTTGCTCATCCCCTTCCCTGTGCCAGACCAAGCACCCCACCACTCCTAGGGTTCCCCAGTGCCACCCTCTCCATCTCACCGTGTCATCTGGGGACTCATAGTCAGAATCTGCAGAGACAAGACAAGACAATGGAGACATGAGAAGAACCTGGCCTGACAGGGACATCCAGACACACTACCCTGTTCTCCTGGGAGCAGGAGCCAGCCACCTCTCAGATGGCCACTGGGGATGTGCCTTCACCTGGTACTGAGATGCAACTGTCTCTGGGATATGGCACAGGGGCTGTTGATACAGGGATTTcttgcccagcactgagatgcagctggcACTGGGGTGTGACACAGGGGCTGTTAACACAGGGATTCCTTGCCCAACACTGAGGTCTGGCTGGCTCTGCAGTGCAGCATGGGGGCTGTTGAATTAGGGATGATCCCTCACCCAGCTCTGAGATGCAgctagctctggggtggggctcatgGCTGCCTGTAGAGGGATCCCTATGGTACTCACTGGGCTCCTGGACAGAGCCGTCAGGCTCGGGGTTCACGGGCCATAGGGCCTGGCGGATGGCCCTGGCCCAGGCCTTTCCAGCCTCCGCCCTTGCCCAGACCTGCCCTGGCTCCCGCTCACTGCTGTGCTCGCCCACGTAGTACACTAGGGCCTCCGTCACCAGCTCAAAGCAGGGGGGGCTCCCGCTGGATGCCAGGGGTGTCAGCCCCTTCCAGGGGCGGATCtggaggatctcagacagcggcAGCTCCTGCAGGAAGAGTAAGACCATTGGACAGTGGCTGGGCTCCTCTGGGGTGAGGAATCAGGAAGGGGGGTCCTGCGGGGGGAGTGCAGGCTGTTTTGGACTGGGGCTCTGGGGAAGCAGGGTGCTGTAGGGAATGGGACCCCTCACCTTGTAGAACTTGCCTCCGCTCTCACAGTGGAAGAAGCTCAGGCTCTTGCTGTCCAGCACCCAGTAATGGCGTTTCCTCTGGGGGGCACAGAGATATTATTCTGGGGGCATGTGCCCATCCCAAGGCCCTCTGGCCCAAACCTCTGCTGCCCCCCCAACCCAACATTGCCCTGAAATGAGACTGGCCAAtaatccccctctcctcctctcaGTCCCCACATAACC from Emys orbicularis isolate rEmyOrb1 chromosome 7, rEmyOrb1.hap1, whole genome shotgun sequence encodes:
- the TMEM223 gene encoding transmembrane protein 223, translated to MAGAGQLGLWGLRCCTWRVWGPWARLSGARGLAGPARGAFPLDTHVPRDLLLFRHERARFFRLLGLFCTGQFAFWAYLAHFAFSELRPAGRPAASARPAPTLPGGASVNPTSNKWRYGFTVSCLTVGSLIVAAGFVYSCRSVWQVVLRQGGRDVTLSTYYPFGLSSSFTVPLRQVSCMAHRSEVPAMIPLKVKGRPFYFLLDKQGQVYNPQLFDLTVGAYRKL
- the LOC135881124 gene encoding serine/threonine-protein kinase D3-like is translated as MALECQPLGTVSVRLQIGLSRESYMLSPEELGYGHLRHLAVELVERKFPEYGFLGVSEKIMLFRHDDASENVLEHLGPDSVMRAGDLIEIVLSASVSLDFTIRPHVLLVHSYKAPAFCDYCGEMLWGLVRQGLKCQGCGLNYHKRCAFKIPNNCRGVRRNQLASRSLGATTSPRTPGLGQNVGGSLEEISHWKWGQQTQGPALIGRPLWKDWMDLNRVKVPHTFQVHSYTRPTVCQHCKRLLKGLFRQGLQCKDCKFNCHKRCEQFVPDECVGEGLAPGTADGESPECPSSKPEPVEGDADGEGTSGHGLAEDTEETEPNPGTLEAELHTSLSPCFSSYIPLMRVVQSCRHTKRRRSAVLLEGWMVHFTSRDPMRKRHYWVLDSKSLSFFHCESGGKFYKELPLSEILQIRPWKGLTPLASSGSPPCFELVTEALVYYVGEHSSEREPGQVWARAEAGKAWARAIRQALWPVNPEPDGSVQEPNSDYESPDDTDISRSYQIFPDEVLGAGQFGVVYGGKHRKSGRDVAVKVIDKLRFPPRQENQFRNEVSILQSLHSPCVVHLECMFEGPARLFVVMERLRGDMLEMILSSETGRLPEPLAKFLTAQILSALRHLHTRNIVHCDLKPENVLLASDEPYPQVKLCDFGFARIIEESSFRRSVVGTPAYLAPEVLRQHGYNRALDMWAVGVIIYVSLSGTFPFNEEEDVNDQIQNAAFMYPRQTWASISLEAVSLIHQLLQVKLRKRLSVNKALNHPWLQDFQTWLALRELETRVGQRYLTHPSDDARWQRLAREQGLAWPSGLTVQPSLEEEGDSDNAGEGS